The DNA window AGCTATATACTTTATGAATAGCTTCTTTTCCATCCTTGGCTGTTGCCACATCATAATGAAAATCTAGTAGTCCTTCCTCTAAGGATAGTCGAATAATTTCTTCATCATCAATGATCAATACTTTTTTATTCATTTTTATCTCCCCTATACAAAGGTATATATAAAGTTACTCTTGTTCCTATATTTAATTGGCTTGTTATTTCGATTTCACCATTATTTGAAGTAAGTAATTTATGGACAACACAAAGACCTAGACCCGTACCATTTTCATTTTTGGTATAAAAGGGGTCAAATATTTTATGGAGTTCTTCTTTATGCATACCGCAACCATTATCTTCAAAAATAATACATAAAAAATCTTTTTCTCTTTCTAGAGAAGAATTAATTTTAATTTTTAAGGTGCCTCCATCATTTATTGCCCATAGAGCATTTGCAATGATATTTAAAAATATTTGAGCCAATTGATTTTTGTCAAAGTAGGAAAATACTATGTTTTCTTCAAACTCTTTTAAAATGTGTATATTTTTCTGCTGAATATTTTTTTTAGAAAAAAGAAGAGCATTTTCTAATATTTCATAAACATTAACAATTTGAAATCTCGGTAGATTAGGCTTTGAAAAATCTAATAAATCTGTTATTAATTCATTTAAACGGTCAATTTCATGGATGGTTGCATCAAATAATTTTTCATCTGATGGACGAAGATATGAAGACAATCGCTTTTTTAATACTTGAGCACTCATTTTCATTCCTGAAAGAGGATTTCTAATTTCATGGGCTAGAGCGGCTGTTAATTGTCCTAGAGATGTTAAGCGATTAATGCGATCAATTTTTTCCTCAATTCTTTTTCTCTTGCTAATATCATTAAAGCTACAAATTACTCCTATATTTTCTCCGTCATTATTTTTCATTAGGGAAGTGGTAATATCTAAATAAATATTTTTACCTTTTTTTTGATTTTGAAAGGTTTCTACTTGATTGATGGTTGTTTTTGTTTTTAAAGTATGGGTGATTTGTTTCAGTAATACTTTAATAATTCTTGGATGGTTATCTCCTAATTGGAGTGCTTTTTCTATAATGGTAACAGCTGCATTGTTATATTTTATAACATGACCTTGTATATTTGTGGTAATAATTCCTGTTGAAATGCTTCTTAATAAATCTTCATTAAAATGTTTCATTTGAATAAATTCATTTGTTCGATGAGCGATTTCATTTTTCATCTCATTAAAAGCATGACCTAAGAGCCCTAATTCATCTTTCCTTTCAATATTTATTTCTTTTTTGAAATTACCACTGAGCATATCATTATACCCGTTTAAAAGAATATCAATAGGCTTTGCAATATTATGTGTAATTAAGATGATGGCTGCTAATGAAAAGAAAATACATAGGGTAATGAGTAAAAGGACATATATGCTAATACTATAATTTTTATTAGGTATTGTTTGTAGATCTAATAAGAACCCAATTTTCCAATTCCATTGAGAATAGACACGATAATGAAGAAGATATCTAGAGGATACATCTTCATCATTCCAAATACTTTTCAAAATTTTTTTTG is part of the Crassaminicella profunda genome and encodes:
- a CDS encoding sensor histidine kinase, whose translation is MKLSIKKKIIFPLLFLMIMPIIVLSILSYWNHSKTMISHKSMSMNNTLNDLLILIEHTEKNNQPKEFLLDYIKSLDKENMFIVEGTEFLYNSISDKNISAKKILKSIWNDEDVSSRYLLHYRVYSQWNWKIGFLLDLQTIPNKNYSISIYVLLLITLCIFFSLAAIILITHNIAKPIDILLNGYNDMLSGNFKKEINIERKDELGLLGHAFNEMKNEIAHRTNEFIQMKHFNEDLLRSISTGIITTNIQGHVIKYNNAAVTIIEKALQLGDNHPRIIKVLLKQITHTLKTKTTINQVETFQNQKKGKNIYLDITTSLMKNNDGENIGVICSFNDISKRKRIEEKIDRINRLTSLGQLTAALAHEIRNPLSGMKMSAQVLKKRLSSYLRPSDEKLFDATIHEIDRLNELITDLLDFSKPNLPRFQIVNVYEILENALLFSKKNIQQKNIHILKEFEENIVFSYFDKNQLAQIFLNIIANALWAINDGGTLKIKINSSLEREKDFLCIIFEDNGCGMHKEELHKIFDPFYTKNENGTGLGLCVVHKLLTSNNGEIEITSQLNIGTRVTLYIPLYRGDKNE